A stretch of the uncultured Desulfobacter sp. genome encodes the following:
- a CDS encoding (Fe-S)-binding protein, with product MADSYGQNCNRCGFCLSVCPTYQAQCSEDASPRARIQLIDFFADHKIASSEKLKDIISKCLMCGSCANICPSGINHPERYIRMREKMIRDHGDRPEIKSLVYLLAKESRIRMAAGAAKMARKIVPQIFAEKYRLGNIALKQFPVLNRVPFRTAARTEPERMPGQKSKGLSAFKYGRVAYFTGCATNYLFDDTGFGVLDILRHIGLEVIIPETQTCCGIPMLYHGGREKVKNNINTNLACVDAQGIDAVIVDCPTCGSALKNEYPKLAKEFGLDEDRAHRVAEKVVDISTFIMNHIRPEDFVQNREAVRVTYHQPCHLRNHMPFPGSAQTLLNTLQGVEYIPAEDMDSCCGGGGTFFYEYPEVSKDIAKKKVANAKATGASLWVTDCPVCRINLGGYLDESAGLTVVHPVRLAAWSMCELKGED from the coding sequence ATGGCTGATTCATACGGACAAAATTGCAACAGGTGCGGGTTCTGCCTGTCGGTGTGCCCGACATACCAGGCCCAGTGTTCCGAGGACGCTTCTCCCAGAGCCCGGATTCAGCTTATTGACTTTTTTGCAGACCATAAGATTGCGTCTTCTGAAAAGCTTAAAGATATTATTTCCAAATGCCTGATGTGCGGCAGCTGTGCCAATATCTGCCCTTCGGGTATCAATCATCCCGAACGATATATACGCATGCGCGAAAAGATGATTCGCGACCACGGGGACAGACCTGAGATAAAAAGCCTGGTCTATCTTCTGGCAAAGGAGTCACGTATCAGGATGGCGGCGGGTGCGGCCAAAATGGCCCGGAAAATTGTTCCCCAAATATTTGCTGAAAAATACAGGCTGGGCAACATTGCCTTAAAACAATTTCCTGTTTTGAATAGAGTGCCGTTCAGGACCGCAGCCCGGACTGAACCGGAACGTATGCCAGGGCAGAAATCAAAGGGGCTGTCAGCGTTTAAATATGGCAGAGTGGCCTATTTCACAGGGTGTGCAACCAACTATCTTTTTGATGACACCGGCTTTGGCGTCCTGGATATTCTGCGCCATATCGGACTTGAGGTGATCATTCCCGAAACCCAGACCTGCTGCGGTATCCCCATGCTTTACCACGGCGGCCGGGAAAAGGTAAAAAACAATATTAATACCAATCTGGCCTGCGTGGATGCCCAGGGGATTGATGCCGTCATCGTGGATTGCCCCACCTGCGGATCTGCGTTGAAAAATGAGTATCCTAAACTTGCAAAAGAGTTTGGGCTGGATGAGGATCGGGCGCATCGTGTGGCGGAAAAAGTGGTGGATATCAGCACCTTTATCATGAACCATATCAGGCCCGAAGACTTTGTTCAAAACCGTGAAGCGGTTCGCGTGACCTATCATCAGCCCTGCCATCTGCGAAATCATATGCCCTTCCCGGGAAGCGCCCAGACGCTTTTGAATACGTTACAGGGTGTTGAATACATCCCGGCGGAGGATATGGATTCCTGCTGCGGTGGCGGCGGCACATTTTTTTACGAATATCCAGAGGTCTCCAAGGATATTGCAAAGAAAAAAGTTGCCAATGCCAAGGCCACAGGGGCAAGTCTCTGGGTGACAGACTGTCCGGTATGCCGGATAAATTTGGGCGGATATCTTGATGAAAGCGCGGGGTTAACCGTGGTGCATCCGGTGCGTCTTGCTGCCTGGTCTATGTGCGAATTGAAAGGCGAAGACTAA
- a CDS encoding FAD-linked oxidase C-terminal domain-containing protein: MINPDAIDSLKKIVGTDRCFDSPEQRACYCYDAYFEEAMPDLVLFPCTRDEVSGILKICSAHKIPVTARGAGTSVCGASIPAKSGVVLCFSKMNRIIEINTKDRYVIVEPGVINADLQKALAPFGFFYPPDPGSMAVSTIGGNVAQNAGGPRCLKYGVTVDYVLGMEVVLSSGKVVRFGSRNVKDVTGYRLSSLFCGSEGTLGMVTSVILKVLPQPESVSTLLVTFDDLDNTANAVADIIGAGILPVALELMDKTTIRTVEDNAHIGLPVDAEGTLLIEVDGVKEACENEIKKIAEKLEANGAVSIDIAKTEEEREKLWEARRSVYGVFAKLSASLYTEDIVVPAGKIPEMTRKIVDIADKYKLLVGVMAHAGDGNMHPMIPGNKANKDEWARIKKAFDEIMAAAASLNGSLSGEHGIGLAKTEYLPLVMDEDSVEFMGVIKKAVDPDGILNPGKFV, encoded by the coding sequence ATGATCAACCCAGATGCCATAGACAGCCTCAAAAAAATCGTGGGTACGGACAGGTGTTTCGATTCCCCCGAGCAACGGGCTTGTTATTGTTATGATGCCTATTTTGAGGAGGCCATGCCCGATCTGGTTCTGTTTCCATGTACCCGGGATGAGGTGTCCGGCATTTTAAAAATATGTTCCGCCCATAAGATTCCGGTGACGGCCCGGGGCGCGGGCACTTCGGTGTGCGGCGCCAGCATTCCGGCCAAGAGCGGTGTGGTCTTATGCTTTTCGAAAATGAACCGGATTATTGAGATCAATACCAAAGACCGGTATGTGATTGTGGAACCCGGTGTGATTAATGCTGATCTTCAAAAGGCCCTGGCCCCGTTCGGTTTCTTTTATCCCCCTGACCCCGGATCTATGGCCGTGTCCACAATCGGCGGCAATGTGGCCCAGAATGCCGGTGGCCCTAGGTGCCTTAAATACGGAGTGACGGTGGATTATGTTCTGGGCATGGAAGTTGTGCTCAGTTCGGGCAAGGTCGTGCGTTTTGGCAGCCGCAATGTCAAGGACGTCACCGGCTACCGCCTCTCCAGCCTGTTCTGCGGGTCCGAAGGAACTTTGGGTATGGTCACATCCGTAATCCTTAAAGTTTTGCCCCAGCCCGAAAGTGTGTCCACGCTGCTTGTTACCTTTGATGATCTGGATAATACGGCAAATGCCGTGGCCGATATCATTGGCGCTGGTATTTTGCCGGTGGCATTGGAGCTGATGGATAAGACCACCATTAGGACCGTTGAAGATAATGCCCATATCGGGCTGCCGGTGGATGCCGAAGGCACGTTGCTCATCGAAGTGGACGGTGTGAAAGAGGCGTGTGAAAACGAGATCAAAAAAATCGCCGAAAAGCTTGAGGCCAACGGGGCTGTGAGCATCGATATTGCCAAGACCGAAGAAGAGCGTGAAAAACTCTGGGAGGCCAGACGGTCGGTTTATGGGGTTTTTGCCAAGCTTTCCGCCAGTCTGTACACCGAAGATATTGTGGTGCCTGCCGGCAAAATTCCGGAGATGACTCGCAAGATCGTGGATATCGCAGATAAATACAAGCTGCTTGTTGGCGTCATGGCCCATGCCGGTGACGGTAACATGCACCCCATGATTCCTGGGAATAAGGCCAATAAAGATGAATGGGCCAGGATAAAAAAAGCCTTTGATGAGATCATGGCTGCAGCCGCCTCCCTGAACGGCAGCCTGTCCGGTGAGCACGGTATCGGCCTTGCCAAGACCGAATATCTGCCCCTGGTCATGGATGAAGATTCAGTTGAGTTCATGGGTGTAATTAAAAAAGCAGTGGATCCGGACGGTATTCTGAACCCTGGAAAGTTTGTGTAA
- a CDS encoding BCCT family transporter, translating to MTLKANKKKGTSKAILAEKIKRAEEEAREKAIANRERFFGLQIKPTSSYYDDAEEREPGDRNLVGFGFDIHPHVTFTSTVILVVFILLTLMFHKEATEFFNSALAVITSSTGWFLILAANMFILAAIYFAFSKFGKIRIGGKDAKPEFSTLAWFAMLLSAGMGIGLMFWSVGEPMYHYLSPSPMFSGIKGSTPQAAQAAMGVTYFHWGLHPWAIYSIVGLGLAFFAYNRGLPLTVRSIFYPILGNRIYGFWGNIIDVLSVLATLVGLATSLGLGVQQVNAGLNFLFGIEISTTVQVILITVITAFATMSVVSGLDGGVKRLSEGNMALAGIFMLLMLILGPTVMILGGFTQNLGYYLTKLPQLSLWTETFQKTTWQGSWTVFYWAWWISWSPFVGMFIARISKGRTVKEFILSVMLIPTCLSFLWMSVFGGSALSIQASGAADIASAVQADVSTAMFVMLEQFPFTHLLSIIAIILVTIFFITSSDSGSLVVDHLTSGGKLDSPIPQRVFWAVMEGLVAAVLLIGGGLKTLQTASVTTGLPFAVILLFIIYALYIGFSEENYVEEKVEKARRNVKEEHRLVQTVTDIVQD from the coding sequence ATGACCCTGAAAGCAAATAAGAAAAAAGGGACTTCAAAGGCAATTCTTGCTGAAAAAATAAAACGGGCCGAAGAAGAGGCCCGGGAAAAGGCCATCGCCAACAGAGAACGGTTTTTCGGCCTTCAAATCAAACCTACATCATCCTACTACGATGATGCCGAGGAACGTGAACCCGGGGACCGCAATCTCGTTGGATTCGGTTTTGATATTCATCCTCATGTGACATTTACATCCACGGTCATACTTGTGGTATTTATTTTGCTGACCCTGATGTTTCATAAGGAAGCCACGGAGTTTTTTAATTCCGCTTTGGCTGTCATCACAAGTAGCACTGGCTGGTTTTTGATTCTGGCTGCCAATATGTTTATCCTTGCTGCAATATATTTTGCATTCAGTAAATTCGGCAAAATTCGCATCGGCGGCAAGGATGCCAAACCGGAGTTTTCCACTTTGGCCTGGTTTGCCATGCTGCTCAGTGCCGGCATGGGCATCGGTCTGATGTTCTGGAGTGTCGGCGAGCCCATGTATCACTATCTGTCCCCATCCCCCATGTTTAGCGGTATAAAGGGCAGCACCCCGCAAGCGGCCCAGGCGGCCATGGGCGTCACTTACTTTCATTGGGGACTGCACCCCTGGGCCATATACTCTATCGTGGGATTGGGGCTCGCATTCTTTGCATATAACCGTGGGCTGCCGCTGACGGTGCGTTCTATTTTTTATCCCATTCTGGGGAACCGGATTTATGGATTCTGGGGTAATATCATTGACGTATTATCGGTGCTTGCAACCCTGGTGGGGCTGGCCACATCCCTGGGCCTCGGGGTCCAGCAGGTCAATGCCGGTCTGAACTTTTTATTTGGCATTGAAATCAGTACAACGGTCCAGGTTATTTTGATCACTGTAATTACCGCCTTTGCCACCATGTCCGTGGTTTCTGGGCTGGATGGCGGGGTGAAACGCCTCAGTGAAGGAAATATGGCGCTTGCCGGCATATTTATGTTGTTGATGCTCATTCTGGGGCCCACGGTGATGATTCTAGGGGGATTTACACAAAATTTAGGGTACTATCTGACAAAACTGCCCCAGCTGAGTTTGTGGACCGAGACCTTCCAGAAAACCACCTGGCAGGGGTCCTGGACGGTGTTTTATTGGGCGTGGTGGATTTCATGGTCTCCGTTTGTGGGGATGTTTATTGCAAGAATTTCCAAAGGCCGAACCGTCAAAGAGTTTATTCTCAGTGTGATGCTGATTCCTACCTGTTTATCGTTTTTATGGATGTCTGTTTTTGGCGGATCAGCCCTGTCCATTCAGGCAAGTGGGGCCGCAGATATCGCCAGTGCAGTACAGGCCGATGTCTCCACAGCCATGTTTGTCATGCTTGAGCAATTTCCCTTTACCCATCTGTTGTCTATTATTGCTATTATTTTAGTAACAATTTTTTTCATCACCTCTTCGGATTCCGGCTCTTTGGTGGTAGACCACCTGACATCCGGAGGCAAGCTGGATTCACCCATTCCCCAGCGGGTGTTTTGGGCGGTGATGGAAGGGCTGGTAGCGGCCGTCCTTCTCATCGGCGGCGGTCTTAAAACCCTGCAAACAGCATCAGTAACCACAGGTCTGCCCTTTGCCGTTATCCTTCTTTTCATTATCTATGCCCTGTACATCGGATTCTCAGAAGAGAACTATGTCGAAGAAAAGGTGGAAAAAGCACGGCGGAATGTCAAAGAAGAGCATCGGCTGGTGCAAACCGTGACGGATATCGTTCAAGATTAG
- a CDS encoding RNA pseudouridine synthase, giving the protein MEKAIKIIEHGQGWICLEKPGGMSVHNDPGKDMISGLQKQLPPGSTEILQPVHRLDKETSGLLLVATTKATLTCLSTLFAEGKVTKRYKALVHGHFDQTRGTWDTPLTKSAGGRTDPRGRGKRVKSMTRYRVLDQSIHYSLLDIELFTGRKHQIRRHAKLAGHPVVGDPRYGSPKALEFLKTQKQFESMGLHSYFLKFKDKDRTVTLELSDLPPKVARLFEADKA; this is encoded by the coding sequence ATGGAAAAAGCAATCAAAATCATAGAACACGGCCAAGGCTGGATCTGCCTGGAAAAACCCGGGGGCATGAGTGTCCATAACGATCCGGGCAAGGATATGATATCGGGCCTTCAAAAGCAACTGCCCCCCGGCAGCACGGAGATACTTCAGCCCGTACACCGCCTGGATAAGGAAACCTCGGGACTGCTCCTTGTGGCCACCACCAAAGCGACCCTGACCTGCCTGTCGACCCTTTTTGCAGAAGGGAAGGTGACAAAACGCTACAAGGCCCTGGTCCACGGCCATTTTGACCAGACCCGGGGCACCTGGGACACCCCTCTGACCAAATCCGCCGGCGGCAGAACCGATCCCCGGGGCCGTGGAAAACGGGTCAAGTCCATGACCCGCTACAGGGTTTTGGACCAGTCCATCCATTATTCCCTTCTGGACATTGAATTGTTCACCGGCCGCAAGCATCAAATCCGGCGCCACGCCAAACTGGCAGGGCACCCGGTCGTGGGCGACCCCCGGTACGGTTCCCCCAAAGCCCTTGAATTCTTAAAAACCCAAAAGCAGTTCGAATCCATGGGTCTGCACTCCTATTTCCTTAAATTCAAGGATAAGGACAGGACGGTCACTCTGGAGCTGTCGGATCTGCCCCCGAAAGTTGCGCGACTGTTTGAAGCGGACAAAGCATAG
- a CDS encoding type II toxin-antitoxin system HicB family antitoxin, giving the protein MEFRGEFVGLNGGADFDAANMEELKKEGKISLKVFLEMCEEEGINPSKEYSGKFNLRVPPALHAEIAASAAAEGKSLNKCVTDLMGEASTFS; this is encoded by the coding sequence ATGGAATTTCGTGGAGAATTTGTCGGCTTAAATGGTGGCGCTGATTTTGATGCCGCCAATATGGAAGAACTCAAGAAAGAAGGTAAGATCTCTTTGAAAGTTTTCCTTGAGATGTGTGAAGAGGAAGGCATAAATCCGTCTAAGGAATATTCCGGTAAGTTTAATTTGAGGGTTCCTCCAGCGCTACACGCCGAGATTGCTGCCAGCGCAGCAGCAGAGGGTAAAAGCCTGAATAAATGTGTAACAGACCTTATGGGAGAAGCTTCTACATTTAGTTAA
- a CDS encoding DEAD/DEAH box helicase yields MTDRTKEQPVVSVMPDQALVLEWETVKGATSPDQEQHLEEIAQIAETRKDDWLYDLGFKQLPLDFSVSLYYFLRFSRCFVRELLKTAELEILRQAAVIGIPPGLVDDFISACPLMAGSEYVTADMLEGLWQGFNETFSHDIKDFKGPVSNYLQEKNPDLHPAGRVFFHLVENKNSDLPFAFMATYSAGMGANGKPKHLPLKHAIETHDDDALLTLLSTVYKAAEQSRIVAELIESGELFHPLAWDGDEAFAFLKEIPDYEACGVLCRIPDWWKQIASNPRVTISMGDKKPSLAGLDAILDFKVSVGLGNLELSRQEVEAILEETQGLAFIKNKWVAVDPEKLRQALKACDRIEDLAASGMPLGTAMRTRLTPEKMLGREADGQVEVCVSNGTWLTSVLEKMTHPEQVDPVVPGKGFKATLRPYQSKGVDWLNFLSAYGFGACLADDMGLGKTVQILAWLSTLPSSQKRPATLLVVPASLISNWQSEINRFLPGLKVCVAHPGFTSSPPKTGKAKKNKEFKLTKTQMNRLDLVITSYTLVKKYDWLAKYTWYCLILDEAQAIKNPGTQQTRAIKALPAAHRIIMTGTPVENRLSDLWSLFDFLNPGLLGNKKEFSDFAKTLKDNPNGYARLRQMIFPYILRRLKTDKTVIKDLPDKVEMKVFADLSPKQVVLYKKSVKDLKRAIETSEGIQRKGLVLSFLLRFKQLCNHPDQITGSGDFKSTHSGKFMRLGSICETVYEKRERVLVFTQFKEMTEPLRAFLETIFHHPGLVLHGSVPVAKRKKLIQTFQDNAYCPFMVLSLKAGGVGLNLTRANHVVHFDRWWNPAVENQATDRAFRIGQTKKVLVHKFVTRGTIEEKIDLMITEKQALADQVVTSSAEGLITEMDDKNLLDLFQLSLPE; encoded by the coding sequence TTGACGGACAGAACTAAAGAACAACCGGTTGTTTCGGTCATGCCGGATCAGGCGTTGGTGCTTGAATGGGAAACGGTGAAAGGCGCGACCTCCCCGGACCAGGAACAGCACCTGGAGGAAATTGCCCAAATCGCTGAAACCCGAAAAGATGACTGGCTGTATGACCTGGGGTTTAAGCAATTACCGTTGGATTTTTCAGTCTCCCTATACTATTTTCTGCGTTTTTCCCGCTGTTTTGTCCGGGAATTGTTAAAAACCGCCGAGCTTGAAATCCTGAGGCAGGCGGCTGTTATCGGTATTCCCCCGGGGCTTGTCGACGATTTTATTTCAGCCTGTCCTCTGATGGCCGGCTCCGAATATGTCACCGCCGATATGCTGGAGGGGCTGTGGCAGGGATTCAATGAAACGTTTTCCCATGACATTAAAGATTTCAAGGGCCCGGTCAGCAACTATTTGCAGGAGAAAAACCCCGATCTCCACCCGGCGGGCCGGGTGTTTTTCCATCTGGTGGAAAATAAAAATTCCGACCTGCCCTTTGCCTTTATGGCCACCTACTCCGCAGGTATGGGAGCCAATGGAAAACCCAAGCACCTACCTTTGAAACATGCCATTGAAACCCATGACGATGATGCGCTTTTAACCCTTTTATCCACAGTGTACAAGGCGGCAGAACAAAGCCGGATCGTGGCGGAGCTCATTGAATCCGGCGAATTGTTCCATCCCCTGGCCTGGGACGGGGATGAGGCGTTTGCCTTTCTAAAAGAGATCCCGGATTATGAGGCCTGTGGTGTGCTCTGCCGGATCCCGGACTGGTGGAAACAAATCGCCTCCAATCCCCGGGTAACCATCTCCATGGGGGACAAAAAACCATCCTTGGCCGGGCTGGATGCCATTCTTGATTTCAAGGTCAGTGTAGGATTGGGAAATCTGGAATTGTCCAGGCAGGAGGTTGAAGCCATCCTGGAAGAAACCCAGGGCCTGGCGTTTATCAAAAACAAATGGGTGGCCGTGGACCCTGAAAAGCTTAGACAGGCCCTGAAAGCATGCGACCGCATTGAAGACCTGGCCGCCTCGGGTATGCCCCTGGGAACTGCCATGCGGACTCGGTTGACCCCTGAAAAAATGCTTGGCCGGGAGGCTGATGGCCAGGTGGAGGTCTGTGTCTCTAACGGCACATGGCTGACATCCGTATTAGAAAAGATGACCCACCCGGAACAGGTTGATCCGGTGGTGCCGGGCAAAGGGTTCAAGGCGACATTGCGGCCCTATCAATCAAAAGGCGTAGACTGGCTGAACTTTTTGTCCGCATACGGATTCGGGGCCTGCCTGGCCGATGATATGGGGTTGGGGAAAACCGTCCAGATCCTGGCATGGCTGAGCACATTGCCTTCAAGCCAAAAACGCCCGGCAACGCTCCTGGTGGTGCCGGCATCCTTGATTTCAAACTGGCAATCGGAAATTAACCGCTTTTTGCCCGGCCTTAAAGTCTGTGTGGCCCACCCCGGTTTTACATCATCGCCGCCAAAAACCGGCAAGGCGAAAAAAAACAAAGAATTCAAGCTGACTAAAACCCAAATGAACCGCCTGGACCTGGTCATCACCAGCTACACCCTGGTGAAAAAATATGACTGGCTTGCCAAGTATACCTGGTACTGCCTGATCCTGGACGAGGCCCAGGCCATTAAAAATCCCGGCACCCAGCAGACCCGGGCCATCAAGGCCCTGCCGGCCGCCCACCGGATCATCATGACCGGCACGCCTGTAGAAAACCGGCTGTCAGACCTGTGGTCCTTATTTGATTTCTTGAACCCCGGGCTTTTGGGCAACAAGAAAGAATTTTCCGACTTTGCCAAAACCCTGAAAGACAATCCCAACGGCTATGCCAGACTGCGGCAGATGATTTTCCCCTATATCCTGCGCCGCCTGAAAACCGATAAGACCGTGATCAAAGACCTGCCGGACAAGGTGGAGATGAAGGTCTTTGCCGATTTAAGCCCCAAGCAGGTGGTGCTGTACAAAAAATCGGTCAAGGATTTAAAACGGGCCATTGAAACCTCCGAGGGCATCCAGCGAAAGGGTCTGGTGCTCTCCTTTCTTCTCCGGTTCAAACAATTGTGCAACCATCCGGACCAGATCACAGGCTCCGGGGATTTCAAGTCCACCCACAGCGGGAAATTCATGCGCCTTGGCAGTATCTGCGAAACCGTTTATGAAAAACGGGAACGGGTGCTCGTATTCACCCAGTTCAAGGAGATGACAGAGCCGTTGCGGGCCTTTCTTGAAACCATTTTCCATCATCCGGGCCTCGTGCTCCACGGATCTGTGCCTGTTGCAAAACGCAAAAAACTGATACAAACGTTCCAGGACAATGCCTATTGCCCTTTTATGGTACTGTCGTTAAAGGCCGGGGGTGTGGGCCTAAACCTGACCCGGGCCAACCATGTGGTCCATTTTGACAGATGGTGGAACCCGGCCGTGGAAAACCAGGCCACGGACCGGGCGTTTCGCATCGGACAAACCAAAAAAGTGTTAGTGCATAAATTTGTCACCCGGGGCACCATTGAGGAAAAGATTGATTTGATGATCACTGAAAAACAGGCGCTTGCCGACCAGGTGGTAACTTCCTCCGCCGAAGGACTGATCACGGAAATGGATGATAAAAATCTGCTTGACCTGTTCCAGCTCTCCTTGCCGGAATAA
- a CDS encoding SWIM zinc finger family protein has product MYYGYPKYVTVAEKRAKAEKKLKVLKKKNPDIQPVVLEGQALAKTWWGKAWNKNLERYADYANRIGRGRSYVRHGAVLDLKIQPGKVTGLVMGSTSTPYRVTVTIKPIPPKQWQHIKNQCRGKMEDVKQLMAGKFPKALEDLFTQKGKGLFPSPKEIALDCSCPDWAVMCKHVAAVLYGIGARLDQDPTLFFILRKAKVNDLVAETVQESKKDLLNRSGKKSSRIIDEKSQNLSDMFGIDLDMDESSPLPQTKTKPAGKAPGKAKIGKAKPGRPKGARSKNKSSRPPGTTKKADASKIKNAAGIETLFKRRTKRHTTAAEVIEKSDMDSQKVRNILSSLVRKGKLERVSRGVYKWVRPETT; this is encoded by the coding sequence ATGTATTACGGGTATCCTAAATACGTGACCGTAGCGGAAAAACGGGCAAAAGCGGAAAAAAAACTTAAGGTATTAAAAAAGAAAAACCCCGATATTCAACCCGTGGTCCTTGAAGGCCAGGCCCTGGCAAAAACCTGGTGGGGCAAAGCCTGGAACAAAAACCTGGAACGATACGCCGATTATGCCAACCGGATCGGCCGGGGCCGCAGCTATGTCCGACACGGGGCAGTTCTTGATCTTAAGATCCAGCCCGGCAAGGTAACGGGCCTGGTCATGGGAAGCACCAGCACCCCCTACCGGGTCACCGTCACCATTAAACCCATCCCTCCAAAACAATGGCAGCACATCAAAAATCAGTGCAGGGGAAAAATGGAGGATGTTAAGCAACTGATGGCCGGCAAGTTCCCCAAGGCGCTTGAAGACCTGTTCACCCAGAAAGGTAAAGGCCTTTTCCCCTCTCCCAAGGAGATTGCCCTGGATTGCTCCTGCCCGGACTGGGCAGTCATGTGCAAACATGTGGCCGCCGTACTGTACGGGATTGGGGCACGCCTGGACCAGGATCCTACCCTATTCTTCATTTTAAGAAAGGCAAAGGTCAACGATCTGGTGGCCGAAACGGTCCAAGAGAGCAAAAAAGACCTCCTGAACCGGTCCGGAAAAAAATCCTCAAGAATCATTGATGAAAAAAGCCAAAATCTGTCGGATATGTTTGGTATCGATCTTGATATGGACGAATCGTCACCATTACCGCAGACAAAGACCAAACCTGCCGGAAAAGCACCCGGCAAAGCAAAAATTGGGAAAGCAAAGCCAGGTCGACCAAAGGGTGCAAGATCCAAAAACAAGTCCTCCCGCCCCCCTGGCACCACAAAAAAAGCCGATGCATCAAAAATCAAAAATGCCGCCGGCATTGAAACCCTGTTTAAGCGACGAACAAAACGGCATACAACTGCTGCCGAAGTTATTGAGAAATCGGACATGGATTCGCAAAAGGTTAGAAATATACTGTCCAGCCTTGTAAGAAAAGGTAAACTGGAACGGGTATCAAGGGGCGTTTACAAATGGGTCCGGCCGGAAACGACTTAG
- a CDS encoding YitT family protein: MARRKLKKAVKQKLESPGWQKLLRISNQQLAITIGAALNAFAYVLFQMPYNLAAGGVSGLGIIVNHLTGFSPGLFYFTANIPLFILGFFTLGRWRFIFTSTLAVIVFSSATEFFIINMPTVFSQFPITENKLLATIYSGLLVGIGTGIIYRFGGTIGGTSIITRIIYNKTGFPMSQSGLYVDVIIIAIAGFVFNWETSLLAFLALLIAGMSADFALEGTSQMRTLMIITKNPEPLRYAIINELKRSVTLWKGTGGYSGEERTLLYLTVLRSRVYDVKFIINRIDPDAFMVVGVSQQTWGGYTLKKKKTRPIESSRNTDK; encoded by the coding sequence TTGGCACGAAGAAAACTCAAAAAAGCAGTGAAACAAAAACTTGAATCCCCCGGTTGGCAAAAACTTCTGCGGATTTCAAACCAGCAGTTGGCCATTACCATAGGTGCGGCGCTCAACGCCTTTGCCTATGTATTATTTCAAATGCCTTATAATTTGGCAGCGGGCGGGGTGTCCGGGTTGGGTATTATCGTAAATCATCTGACCGGATTTTCCCCGGGCCTGTTTTATTTTACGGCAAACATCCCATTGTTCATTCTTGGCTTTTTCACCCTGGGCAGGTGGCGGTTTATATTCACTTCCACGTTGGCCGTTATCGTATTCTCCTCGGCCACGGAATTTTTTATTATCAACATGCCAACGGTGTTTTCTCAATTTCCCATCACTGAAAACAAACTCTTGGCAACCATATACAGCGGATTGCTCGTTGGTATCGGTACGGGTATTATCTACCGCTTCGGCGGCACCATCGGCGGCACATCCATCATTACCCGGATCATTTACAATAAAACCGGGTTTCCCATGTCCCAGTCCGGCCTCTACGTGGATGTGATCATTATCGCCATTGCCGGATTTGTGTTCAACTGGGAGACCTCTTTGCTGGCCTTCCTTGCGCTTCTCATCGCCGGCATGAGTGCAGACTTTGCGTTGGAAGGAACCAGCCAGATGCGCACCCTGATGATCATTACCAAAAACCCAGAACCCCTGCGGTATGCCATTATCAATGAATTAAAGCGCAGTGTAACCTTGTGGAAGGGCACAGGCGGGTATTCCGGAGAAGAGCGTACCCTCTTATATCTCACCGTGCTGCGCTCTCGGGTGTATGATGTAAAATTCATCATTAACCGAATCGATCCTGATGCATTCATGGTGGTCGGAGTATCCCAGCAGACCTGGGGCGGGTATACCCTGAAAAAGAAAAAGACCAGGCCAATAGAGTCAAGCCGGAATACCGATAAATAG